One Carassius auratus strain Wakin chromosome 44, ASM336829v1, whole genome shotgun sequence genomic window carries:
- the LOC113062642 gene encoding syntaxin-1B — protein MKDRTQELRSAKDSDDDEEVVHVDRDHFMDEFFEQVEEIRGCIEKLSEDVEQVKKQHSAILAAPNPDEKTKQELEDLTADIKKTANKVRSKLKAIEQSIEQEEGLNRSSADLRIRKTQHSTLSRKFVEVMTEYNTTQSKYRDRCKDRIQRQLEITGRTTTNEELEDMLESGKLAIFTDDIKMDSQMTKQALNEIETRHTEIIKLENSIRELHDMFVDMAMLVESQGEMIDRIEYNVEHSVDYVERAVSDTKKAVKYQSQARKKKIMIIICCVILGVVLASTIGGTLGF, from the exons GCTAAGGACAGTGACGATGATGAGGAAGTTGTTCATGTCGACCGAGACCACTTTATGGATGAATTTTTCGAACAG GTGGAGGAGATCCGTGGCTGTATTGAAAAGCTGTCAGAAGATGTAGAACAGGTCAAGAAGCAGCACAGTGCCATCCTAGCAGCACCCAACCCTGATGAAA AGACCAAGCAGGAGTTGGAGGACCTCACAGCTGACATTAAGAAAACAGCCAATAAAGTGCGCTCTAAATTAAAAG CAATCGAACAAAGTATCGAGCAAGAGGAGGGGTTGAACAGATCATCTGCAGATTTGCGGATCCGCAAGACACAG CATTCCACGCTGTCACGCAAGTTTGTAGAGGTGATGACAGAGTACAACACCACGCAGTCCAAATACAGAGACCGCTGCAAGGACCGTATTCAGAGACAACTGGAAATTA CTGGCAGAACGACTACCAATGAGGAGCTGGAAGACATGTTGGAAAGCGGGAAGCTTGCCATCTTCACTGATGAT ATCAAAATGGACTCCCAGATGACCAAGCAGGCTCTAAATGAGATTGAGACCCGACACACTGAGATCATTAAGTTGGAGAACAGCATCCGTGAGCTGCACGACATGTTTGTGGACATGGCCATGCTTGTGGAGAGTCAG GGAGAGATGATTGACAGAATTGAGTATAATGTGGAACACTCTGTGGACTATGTAGAGAGAGCAGTTTCTGACACCAAGAAGGCTGTCAAATACCAGAGTCAGGCACGCAAG AAGAAGATCATGATCATCATCTGCTGTGTAATTTTGGGAGTGGTTTTGGCGTCCACTATCGGAGGAACCCTGGGCTTCTAA